The DNA window GTTCGACGTCGAGCTGGCCACCGGAGGCAGCGAGCTCGCCCTCCCCAAGCAGGTGCAGCGCGAGCCGCTCAAGGGCTACCTGGAGCACGTCGACCTGCTGATCGTCAAGCGCGGCGAGAAGGTCACGATCGACGTCCCGCTCTCGATCATCGGCGAGGCCGTTCCCGGCGCGCTGGTCGGCGTGGAGCACAACAACCTGTCCGTCGAGGCCGAGGCCACCCACATCCCCGCCCAGATCGAGGTCTCGATCGAGGGCCTGGGGATCGGCAGCCAGATCCACGCGAAGGACATCGTCCTTCCGGCGGGCACCACGCTCCAGCTCGACCCGGAGGCGCTGGTCGTCAACATCACGGCCGCCCCGACCGCCGAGGACATCGAGGCCGACATGGCCGAAGCCGAGGCCGAGGCTGGCGTCGAGCGCGATGAGCCCGACGCGCCGGCCGACGGTGCGGCGGAGTCCGAGTCGGCTGAGGCCGCAGCCAGCGAGTGAACGAGGTTTGGCTCGTCGTGGGCCTGGGCAACCCAGGCCCCACGTACGCCGGACACCGGCACAACATCGGCCACGAGGTGGTCGACCTGCTCGCCGAGCGGATGGGCGCGAAGTTCAAACGACATCTTCGCGCCCGTTCCGACCTCGTCGAGGGCCGGATCGGCGGCACGCCCGGAACGAAGGCGATCCTCGCCAAGCCGCGCTCGTACATGAACGAGTCCGGCGGCCCGGTCGCGAGCGTGCTCAAGTCCTTCAAGGTCGAGCCCGACCAGCTGATCGTCATCC is part of the Tenggerimyces flavus genome and encodes:
- a CDS encoding 50S ribosomal protein L25/general stress protein Ctc, which gives rise to MSEVKIKAESRSEFGKGAARRIRRAGLVPAVLYGHGSDPVHITLPGHELMLALKTPNVLFDVELATGGSELALPKQVQREPLKGYLEHVDLLIVKRGEKVTIDVPLSIIGEAVPGALVGVEHNNLSVEAEATHIPAQIEVSIEGLGIGSQIHAKDIVLPAGTTLQLDPEALVVNITAAPTAEDIEADMAEAEAEAGVERDEPDAPADGAAESESAEAAASE